In the genome of Mytilus edulis chromosome 14, xbMytEdul2.2, whole genome shotgun sequence, the window CACTAGATATAAATCCACTTCAGAAGACAAATAAAACGAACATACTTATAGTAATTGTGCGTACTTCACAGAAATATAAATCCCAACCTTACCTGGAAAAATGTCTATAAAAAACACACAGATACTAGTTTTTTTATCAAggcttttaaatctaaaaataaatagacaatttTCTTTAAACACAAAGCTGATGTTGAATTAATTCCTGTCAATTGTCTTTAATGGACACACGCTTTTAACTAAATTTACATGAATCATGAACTACGTGAGGTTATTTgtaagaatttagtaaaagttttatgTAATTTATGGTAATGAAATCcatgacttaataatttaccagtgatgcattgattacgttcgttaaaatatATGACATTACTGCACACAAGAGCATAACCAACGAGTTGGGATATATGAACATCGTATGATTGAGCCAAAAGAGCATCgctgtttaaaaatagaaaaaaaaaaaaaaccgcataTGTGTTAGGAAAATAACTGCAAAGACATTAGCCAGTGTAGAATATAATCAAAGTTGCTTTGAACCTCACCAGTAAACAATAGATATTTATTTAACACAACCGTTCGTCTTGTTATAAATAGAATAAATCcggaatatgtcaaagaacgtctcgtcctttttctaaaaaaagatcatcggaagataccaagaccttgtttaTAGATATTCCGTATTatcttcacaaataatacactatGGCCTTGATTTATAGATTATATGTACTGACGTTACTTTTGCTGTAAGTCTATTTTTGGCTCTGTACTTGTGtttcccgtcattgtgttatggtgctatggtacatttttgtattcttgtctattTGTTTCTTACGTGCTTAGTATATATgccttttttctttttccttgttgacatatttgtttgtttttatcatgtttatagtgaTTGGGATTGTGAAACTGTGTTTACTGCTGTACCActattttttgacatttatacctataatgtctgtttgttttgttcatacatcgtttTCAATACGATCGAATATTGTGCGATTGTTGTGCAGGTCGGGGTTTGGCTAGCTATAGGTCCAGGTTTGATCAGCCCTTTTATGTTAGGTAGGGTGCCTATGCCTGGTGgaaatgtgacagttgttgtccgtCCGTTTGGAGAGTGTGTGTACTTTTGATTTTGATAGTTGTTTGGAATTTTCCTGAAAGTACggtaatatttgttatttgtttgtcttatttttaGCCAACAATATAAATAGCGTAAATTATCTTTGTCACCAAGGGACTACTTGTAAAAGGTGTTCAAGGGTTGTATACAGAAAAAACTAAACCTGCATCCATGTAAACAACTACAAAATCTTCTAGACAATGGTAATGACTAGCCAAAGTCAAAAAGACGAATGCACAAATGAATACAGAAACAGCAATGAAGCATCGACAAATGTCAATATGGAAGAAACAACAGCATCTACAACGATTTTGAAAATCACTGGCTACAATACTAATGCCAGAAATTGTCAGAATACAAATATCAGAAAACCCAAGACTTCAAGAAGAAACAGAACTTATGAAAGTCTGCAACAAAgatgaaaagggggaggggtattaAATATTGACAAAGAGACAAATCTAAAATATAATGCATATAACTATGCTATCAAATATGTGTTCATGAAAATTTCAAGCGTTCTTGATTAAGCAGAATAAACTCTCTAAGTCTGGATCAAATAACactaaagaaaaatataattcaattcaatttaaatttatattgcCCTAAAACTACATATTCAGAGTATGCGACAtgacataacaaaatgaaaataaaaaataacaacaagttCATTAATAATCATAATAGAAGTAAATATTTGAAGAGGCTCTGTCCTCAGTTCTATAGACTGTTTTAAAAAAGGATCCAAACTTATTTACCCAAATGTGTGATTTTTGATTGAgtaaatatgtaattttatctatttcattaaaatttataaaatgcatattctcatttatcaaaaaatcaaaaataaacttttctattattatggtttctattacaatataaaaagatgGCCACTTAATCTAAATTTCAATAACagttttttaaattcaaattttgagcaagtaaaatatttttcttctgtattatttagttttacatgtttataaatagTGAGTTTGCTGGTATcctttatatatgatatttaatcTTTTCCTAACTTTTCATAAAAATGCttcgattttgattttgatttgttttataatagttttagTTATCTTTTGTGAGGAATATGTCTTCAAAGTGTCCAAATCATACCAGCTTCTTCTCCTACATGTTTTACATATGAGAACCAAGAATAAATTCCTGAAGAGTCTTAGTTTTGAGACAAAGTAAAGGATTCTTTTAAAAGTGGATTATTTTCATTAGAATATAAtctaataaaagagggacgaaagataccaaagagatagtcaaattcataaatctaaaacaaactgacaacgccatggctaaaaatgaaaaagacaaacagaaaaacaatagtacacacgacacaacatagaaaactaaagaataaacaacacgaatcccaccaaaaactaggggtgatctcgtggcacccgtcgtgttgcttatgtgattacaaatccggtaaatagtctaattcggtaggtcacattcatgaaagggaaggggattgttgttacgacataaagaacatatccgatatcatttgtgaaatggttattccataacggtcaaccaactcgtgatggcgtccgtataaTGTACGAAGGGATTATTTTAACTTCatcatttagaactcttggtttaatagcttccttgtgagcagcaaccctctatcaaggaaataatgataggaaataaaagcccgggaatatcgtagcaattgggagatatatactccgtatgcaggcgatgctgggatgttgctacatagaaatagaaagttcacaattgggaaactcaaatcatctcttttgtcgtaagtttttgttttcaaccgacccttattgtcaatttctagatgtaagtcacgatatgaggcagacttaattgtatctgttgtatcctgtATCTATAGTTCGATGTGATAGGTGCGTTCAACATAGTTACCAAATTTTATCTGCGgtgacaacaacatatttgttatattaaacttttttgtcGAGTGAGTGTAGCGAATGGGTTCAAAAAAGCTTCATATTGTGTCTTGCAGCTGATTTTCTACAATATCAATATACAGACAACCAGATAATCGATTTATCCGtttgtatttgaatattttgcatGCTAGAAACAAGAATTTTCTTAGTTTACTAAGAAACCTGAAGATGGCTTGACTCAGATCAAACTTATCAACGTCAATTCATTCATTTATGACATCGTTGATATGTTTGAGTCAAAGTTATTTAGCCCGAATCAACGTAACAAAGTCGTACTatgcaattttattaaaataattcagcagagtgatatagacagtggaaCGACAAATAAGTTCGAGCTACTACAATCTCGTTCCCTTTAAACCCAAATGTGGACAACCGGTTTAGACTTTTATCATGGATAGTACTTGCATGATCAAACGACTGGTGTCATATTTGGATCAGGATCTGCCtatccttccggagcaactgacaTCCCCCTAGTTTTTTTTCtattggggtttgtgttgctaagcCTTTagttctatgttttgttttgtgtactgtttttgTCTTTGgtgtcttttttagccatgattttgtgagtttattttcgatttaggaGTTTGAATGATCCTTATGAATCCTTCGCCTCTCTATTTTTTATActatatttacatgatatagtCTTTATATGCGTGCAATATTTGCAACAGGTTAAACAGGAATCAATCATCATTAGAACCATCAATGaaatattctaatgcaatttgtatgtaacaattattttcattggctaaacgttgccgtcaaatccacagttgaccaggcgtaactaaggatggacccgccattttgaattgttgaatcaacaaatgtccgattactactatataatcgaaaataaaacaacacctctCTCGAATTCGCCTATCTAATgttattttatccgaatttgaagcgtacagataacgtaataacctccagtttgtaagttttcatttgtatgacgtcacgtttttTTTTGTACCCATGACGTCTTGGCGCCacaatcattcatgaagtttcgcggattttttttatttgtcaaatttagacattttttccaatttttatcgttttatttctttttgaaatgcattagaatcggaataacagtactgtagttgaagagttgccaccgtcaattttgatttgacggtcgcaaatcttcgttttactgtctccgctacgcgtcgccagtaaaactgcatttgcgaccgtcaaatctacaattgacggtgacaactcttcaactacagtactgttattccttaattgaATTCTGCTGCAAACTTTAAAAAGTCATTTCTTTGTTATTAAGTTGTGCATTGCAATGCACCCCAAAGATGATACCTGTTTCAAAACATGTATTCTATTTGCTTGTTTCGTTCTTGGTATTCATAAAATCCcagttatgtatatattttttaatgcatACGTTTCAGGGTCATGTCCACCAGGTTTCTTTCATCACCAGGATTCCTGCTATGCTCTCCTTCCACAAACAGCGACATGGTCTGAAGCAATGGTACGCATTCATTTACGATTGTCGCGAGCTATAATTTAAACTTCTATTATTTTACAACTACTTAGTTCCTAACATTCTTAATTAACTGATGACACAGTCACACAGAGATAATACAACCTTTTTAATTGCAACTATGAAAAAGTATTCTCATTGTTTGATAATAACTGCACAAAAGAGCAAATACAGAAGAAAagatagaaaacaaaaatatttccaGGAATGAAATTTATTCATCTGATTGAACTTTCGTTTCATATTTTGCAGCATCTTTGTGAAATTTTTGGTGCTAGTCTGGCCACAGTTGAAAATGATCAGAAGGATTTGTATATAAAAGGACTCTTAGGAAGACTTGGAGGTAATTGAGTAAATATCGAGTATACTGATCTAAACAGATAATAAGAATGAGAAAATTCTTATTAAAAATAAGGGCTATTCACACAAaacataactattttttttaataaatcatgtacatttttttcaagACAGAATCAGAACCATAAAATAAATTCATCgaaagataccaagaccttgttggtAAATATTCCGTCTCAACTTGGCAAATAATGTATGATGATATCAAAGTATAGGAGGCCTCTACTGTCATGATATTGAGAAAGTGATATGTATTCTTTCAAATACTGTCCATGAACAGTTTGTGACTATGTTTGTGTTGTAATTATTGActgttatgttttaaaatatttttaaaattatgtttaagTTTTTCTATCTGAAAAAGTTTCTatggtattttttctttattccaAAAGCTAGCCTACCAACCCGAGAGGTGTGGCTAGGTGGCACAGAGATGCTTAATGAAGGTGAATGGATGTGGGCGAAAACTTTCCAAAAGATTACGTATTTCAGGTGGGCACCAAATGAACCGAATAATGGCGCTGCAGCAAGTAACCAACATTGCCTTGGTATGGAAAAAGACCAGGATTTTAAATGGGATGATAATACATGCACTAAACTAGCAGTACCACTATGTGAAAGACCgtaagtttgttttatatttttaagtatTCTTCGCATTGAACATAATTTGACCAAAAAGGATGTTACAAAACGTATATATAATGAAATACCACATGCATTCCCAAAGctctgtaccaagtaaggaatatgacagtatcGTCCTTACGTTTGATGtgtatcatttgattttgtcatttgattatataattatggactttccagtttgaattttcctgggtgttcaatatttttgtgattttactttttactcttAAACTGAGTATGCATACCTTGCAAGCTGATATATTTCTTCAAACGTTTAGCTTGACATAATGTTCGAAGTGATTATTGTCTATAGCCTGTTCACTATTTGTtctgtattgacaattttatatcGGTACATACAAGGCGTGGATTCGAGATTTTATGGTTTGGTGCATTTGATGCATCGAGCTGACGAAgataataatattgataatgaaaaaataataataatgcatGGTGTAAAAATGAAAACATGCTCTTCTGCTTTCAGGATAGATCTTCCATGGGGTAAAGAGGCAACAAATGCTGAACAGATAATAGGATGAATGCgaaaaactaaatttaattttatttgaatgtttACTCTAAATCTCctagatttaaataaaattatttcaataatttataatttggAGAGATGTCTGTATACACCATTATGAAAGAAATCTTACAGAATTTTTGCATCGAAAAACTCTTTTCCGGATTAAACTTTATCAGGAACtctcatattttaaaaatgaaacatgtaTCTAATGTTTTTATTACCACTTAAATACGTAACGAGGTATATGGTAAAGAGAACGCCTTAGGATAGTTCAAATCCACCATTTGTTAACTTTGCATGATGTAGTTGAATACAATAGGTTCTTTAAAAATACTGAATACATCAATAGATTTTTTAGAAAGTATCTTATATAACGTCATGTCAGTATAGATGCGCCGACTACTGAGTGGATGATACCATTGAAGACAAGCTGTCCATTATAGTAATCTCATCAAGTATGCATTCAAAGACGAcaacaagtgtttttttttacattatttggtTTCAGgtagattaaaaaaatgtttgttcatGAACAAAACTAAACTGTTTGCATGTTCAGCCTTCCACTTATTCATATGCCATGTTCAAAAATTACATATCTTACTAACAATTAGATTTGATTCACACTTCCAATTTCAAAGCAAATACATTATTGCCATTTTGACACGCTTTTTCATGATTTAGTTAGTTGCTCGACTTATATCATGACTCAAtaccaaaacacacaaaaaacataaaaaaaacggAGCCAAACTTACGTAAAAACTTTCACATACTTGTGTTGAGTTATGGAATCTGTAAATAATGTAATGTTCTACTTCACGCGTAGTTAAGTGATATTTCATCGCCTCTTCAAAGTGAAACTTCACTATTTCTGTAAATTATTTTATGACTAGTAAGCAGTTTGCAATCCATAACTATTTGTTAAAATCATTAAAGTTATGTAACCTATCAATGctttaataataaattaataacaaACTACGTGGATGTGTActtattgataatttagtcttagatgcatgattttttaattagttgttagtggctttgaaatggctgtcagtaactgcgagtactctcagatctgaacttagcgtctttttgttgttgagatgtacaagtacccggcaaCGTCAACGTGTTTGGTTAgaagtatttctatttgtatccatctgatgaggtaatataaaaaagaagatgtggaacgattgccaatgagacaactgtccacaagagaccaacatgacacagaaattaacaactataggtcatcgtacagccttcaacaatgagcaaatcctatatcgcatagtcagttataaaaggctccgaaatgacaatgtaaaacaattcaaacgagaaaactaacgcccttatttatgtacaaaaaattaacgaaaaacaaatatgtctctaacataggacagtggtataacagtaaaacgtaagaacgaactatgaaaaattagttgaaaaaggcttaactcatcagatggacaaaaatacaggtggacgtggccgggaacttgtacatcccaacaactaaaagacactaggaacagatctgagagtactcgcagtaatctgacagctagttcaaagccactaacaactaataaaaagatcatgcatctaagactaaatatcaatccgtacacattcAACAtcgttttcaactgatttttatagttcgtttttaatTGTACTATTATCAGGttagaggagggttgggatcctgctaacatgtttaaccccaccacattttgtatgtgtgtgcctgtcccaagttaggagcctttaattccgtggttgtcgtttgttgatgtggttcacatTTGTTTtgcgttcattttttgtacaaaagttagacagttagttttctcgtttgaatggtgtACATTTTGGGTCTTTTTACAACTGACTAGCGATATGGCTTTTGTTCATTGTTGGAGTCCTCACAGTGaactatagctgttaatttctgtgtcatttggtctacgGTGGAGATgaataccacatttttttttatataattacgtACATATATACGGACGACTAACATAACTATACTTTTTCTCAATCAAAGTATAGCATGATCATTGTTCGGAATGCCCAGCCCAGTTGATTTTCTAGATTTGACATGAATGATGATTTTTGTTTCTTATGCTATGTTGGCAATTTAGCTTGATATTTCATTCTTTTATTTCTATCGTCAAATCAAAGAGGTACCTAACCGATATTC includes:
- the LOC139503567 gene encoding perlucin-like; the encoded protein is MHLCEIFGASLATVENDQKDLYIKGLLGRLGASLPTREVWLGGTEMLNEGEWMWAKTFQKITYFRWAPNEPNNGAAASNQHCLGMEKDQDFKWDDNTCTKLAVPLCERPIDLPWGKEATNAEQIIG